A single Atopobiaceae bacterium DNA region contains:
- a CDS encoding ABC transporter permease has translation MQAHEEETKPTRTLWSDAFSRLKRNKLAMVGLVWIIIITLIAITADLWVPQWLGSPTQIDSSQMAELSKLPPSLEHPFGTDAMGRDVLCRVIYGSRISLAVGLLATAISTVIGLVMGALAAYYGGIWDTIIMRLADIFLAFPYTLFVIVMLAVIGSGIQNVFIAIGVLGWPSIARVFRSAILSVKENDYVDAARSMGASDARIIVRHIFPNSVASIVVYATMNVGGAILTESALSYLGMGVTPPTPSWGIMIQDGQQYLQTQPWLMLMPGLAIISTVLAFTLLGDGLRDALDVKMKDA, from the coding sequence ATGCAGGCCCATGAGGAGGAGACCAAGCCCACACGTACGCTCTGGAGCGACGCCTTCAGCCGCCTCAAGCGCAACAAGCTCGCCATGGTCGGCCTCGTCTGGATCATCATCATCACGCTCATCGCCATCACGGCCGACCTCTGGGTCCCCCAGTGGCTGGGCTCGCCCACGCAGATCGACTCCTCGCAGATGGCTGAGCTCTCCAAGCTGCCGCCGTCGCTCGAGCATCCGTTCGGCACCGACGCCATGGGCCGCGACGTGCTCTGCCGCGTCATCTATGGGTCGCGCATCTCACTTGCCGTCGGCCTCCTCGCCACGGCGATCTCCACGGTGATCGGCCTCGTCATGGGTGCCCTCGCTGCCTACTACGGCGGCATCTGGGACACCATCATCATGCGCCTTGCCGACATCTTCCTGGCGTTCCCGTACACGCTGTTCGTCATCGTCATGCTCGCCGTGATAGGGTCGGGCATACAGAACGTCTTCATAGCCATCGGCGTCCTGGGCTGGCCGAGCATCGCGCGAGTCTTCAGGAGCGCGATCCTCTCGGTCAAGGAGAACGACTACGTGGACGCCGCCCGCTCCATGGGTGCCTCCGACGCGCGCATCATCGTGCGCCACATCTTCCCCAACTCCGTCGCCTCCATCGTGGTCTATGCCACGATGAACGTCGGCGGCGCCATCCTCACCGAGTCGGCGCTGTCCTACCTGGGCATGGGCGTCACGCCGCCTACGCCCTCCTGGGGCATCATGATTCAGGATGGCCAGCAATACCTGCAGACGCAGCCTTGGCTGATGCTCATGCCCGGCCTTGCCATCATCTCCACGGTGCTTGCGTTCACCCTGCTGGGTGACGGTCTGCGCGATGCCCTCGACGTCAAGATGAAGGACGCGTGA